In the Paraflavitalea devenefica genome, one interval contains:
- a CDS encoding DUF4403 family protein: MKFFPGICCIFSTLFFLASCGSSKKAVTSPAEPPARLLPALPVSQINIPVKVYMKPLLNLMDSMTAKEFTSEKWPNYLQSSCDFRYKYRFVRSPFVFTCINNKVNIGFRGNYQIAGSRCVCAFDKQVSPWVSGSCGFGDEALRRVDLNISSLLNLQPNHQVMTITRLETLKPIDKCQVTLLQNDMTAEIMDSIKASVESYCTTFDNFVQAINNNDLLKQWRSGGSRVMPISHYGFLNLNPSMLRVGRFNVNRDTLYFSLGFQGMPQFSSDSNRLVTRAPLPPITNADNNGIISTYLNAVYEYKFFNKLLNDSLSNKPFEVEGRTFVIKDINIRGSNDGKIAVDVSFTGNRKGVLHLSGTPVLDTARQFLSMPDISFALDTKDILVNIAKGMFRKRIMKELQGKSVLDIAALIQKNKPLIEARLNQPVTAWMSTAGQLESVKVVGLLPQKDYIQVQVYIKGSIVLIGRPSANLLSMKR; encoded by the coding sequence ATGAAATTTTTCCCGGGCATTTGCTGTATCTTCAGTACCTTATTTTTCCTGGCATCCTGCGGCAGCTCCAAAAAAGCAGTCACGTCACCGGCCGAACCACCCGCCCGTCTATTGCCTGCCCTGCCGGTTTCGCAGATCAATATTCCCGTTAAAGTATATATGAAGCCCCTGCTGAACCTGATGGACAGCATGACGGCCAAAGAGTTCACCAGTGAAAAATGGCCCAACTACCTGCAAAGCAGTTGCGATTTCCGCTACAAATACCGTTTCGTTCGTTCACCCTTTGTGTTCACTTGTATTAACAACAAAGTGAATATTGGTTTCCGGGGCAATTACCAGATAGCCGGCAGCCGTTGTGTATGTGCCTTCGACAAGCAGGTATCGCCCTGGGTAAGCGGCAGTTGTGGCTTTGGCGATGAGGCGCTCCGCCGGGTAGACCTGAATATCAGTTCCCTGCTCAACCTGCAGCCCAATCACCAGGTCATGACCATTACGCGCCTGGAAACATTGAAGCCGATAGACAAATGCCAGGTAACCCTCCTGCAAAATGATATGACTGCCGAGATCATGGATAGTATCAAAGCATCGGTAGAAAGTTATTGCACCACTTTCGACAATTTTGTGCAGGCTATTAATAACAATGATCTGCTGAAGCAATGGCGCAGTGGCGGCAGCCGGGTAATGCCCATCAGTCACTATGGTTTTCTCAACCTCAATCCTTCCATGCTGCGGGTAGGCCGGTTTAATGTGAACAGGGATACCCTGTATTTTTCATTGGGTTTCCAGGGTATGCCACAATTCTCTTCTGATAGTAACCGGCTGGTGACCAGGGCCCCTTTGCCGCCTATTACCAATGCCGATAATAACGGTATTATCAGCACTTACCTCAATGCCGTATACGAATACAAGTTCTTCAATAAACTGCTCAATGACAGTTTGAGCAATAAGCCTTTCGAAGTGGAGGGCAGAACATTTGTGATCAAAGACATCAATATCCGGGGCAGCAATGATGGTAAAATAGCGGTGGATGTTTCCTTTACGGGCAACCGGAAAGGGGTATTGCACCTGAGTGGTACCCCGGTGCTGGATACGGCCCGTCAGTTTTTGTCCATGCCCGACATCAGTTTTGCCCTCGATACAAAGGATATCCTGGTCAATATAGCTAAGGGCATGTTCCGTAAAAGGATCATGAAAGAGCTACAGGGTAAATCAGTACTGGACATAGCGGCTCTTATCCAGAAAAATAAACCCCTCATTGAGGCGCGCCTTAATCAGCCCGTTACTGCCTGGATGAGTACTGCGGGACAGTTGGAAAGCGTTAAGGTAGTGGGGTTATTGCCCCAGAAAGACTATATCCAGGTACAGGTCTATATTAAAGGCAGCATCGTGCTTATAGGCCGGCCTTCAGCTAATTTGTTGAGTATGAAGCGATAA
- a CDS encoding SET domain-containing protein-lysine N-methyltransferase produces MILPCLFIAPTRDMGRGVFTSQSLEADSIVEISPVIAMGSKDRALLDQTLLHDYIFEWGNDKLQCCMALGYVPIYNHAYASNCEYEMDYAHEIITIKTVRFIKAGEELFINYNGNWDDDKPLWFDAK; encoded by the coding sequence ATGATCCTGCCATGTTTATTTATTGCCCCTACCCGGGACATGGGCCGCGGCGTTTTCACCTCCCAGAGCCTGGAAGCCGATAGTATTGTAGAAATATCACCGGTTATTGCGATGGGCAGTAAGGACCGCGCCTTGCTCGACCAGACCCTCCTGCACGATTATATTTTTGAATGGGGCAATGACAAGCTGCAGTGCTGCATGGCCCTGGGATATGTGCCCATCTACAATCACGCCTACGCTTCCAACTGCGAATACGAGATGGATTATGCGCATGAGATCATTACCATTAAAACGGTGCGTTTTATAAAAGCAGGCGAGGAATTGTTCATCAATTATAACGGGAACTGGGATGATGACAAACCCCTGTGGTTTGATGCGAAATGA
- a CDS encoding response regulator transcription factor, translating to MKKIITTDELVDASGQQVFTLSQKISSGECAVEEIGDYLPGNLLVTDLSQNAVTYMNKRGCDILMHSVEELQAMGPDYFQRFFVREESEGIMSGYAFLLQQQDPSRVFSFTHRVKPKGASTYNWYFGTAKLLYTPGEENSHIILLMVNDVNSLGAIAPKINNVLEESDWVKKNFKKFSLLTKKEKDIITLLASGLSSKQIADTLCISRLTINTHRRNITQKLELKSFALLYRFAVAFGLIKH from the coding sequence ATGAAAAAAATAATTACCACCGATGAACTTGTAGATGCCAGTGGCCAGCAGGTGTTTACATTAAGCCAAAAGATAAGCAGCGGTGAGTGTGCTGTTGAGGAGATCGGCGATTACCTGCCGGGGAACCTGTTGGTGACGGATTTGAGCCAAAATGCAGTAACCTACATGAACAAGAGAGGTTGCGATATCCTGATGCACAGTGTAGAGGAACTACAGGCGATGGGACCTGATTATTTCCAACGTTTTTTTGTTCGGGAAGAATCGGAAGGGATCATGTCCGGCTATGCCTTTTTGCTGCAACAGCAGGATCCTTCCCGTGTCTTTAGTTTTACCCACCGCGTAAAACCCAAAGGCGCTTCCACTTATAACTGGTATTTTGGCACGGCGAAATTGTTATACACGCCCGGCGAGGAAAACTCGCATATAATTTTGCTGATGGTAAACGATGTGAATTCGCTAGGCGCCATCGCCCCAAAAATCAACAATGTGCTGGAAGAAAGCGATTGGGTGAAAAAGAATTTTAAAAAATTCAGCCTGCTCACAAAAAAAGAAAAAGACATCATCACCCTGCTGGCAAGCGGATTAAGTTCGAAGCAGATTGCTGATACCTTATGCATTTCGCGACTGACCATTAACACGCACCGCCGAAATATTACCCAAAAACTGGAGCTGAAAAGCTTTGCCCTATTGTACAGGTTTGCCGTGGCTTTCGGGTTGATAAAGCATTAA
- a CDS encoding response regulator transcription factor, translated as MSEEEILNLFPGHVKVFALGELQKSVAPVAPMLLDKHFDEPPSKEMMEQLVWEISHFLKEKDPYALYSFFYRKDGKDSQEWLVASARLHKDEQGLPNEVVMFSYTTGLSDDVKIKLHRVLEQYDFLRQNVEKVALLTNREKEILGLVAEGMTSDEIAKAIHLSRHTVNTHRKNIYRKLSIQNSADLLKFAEVLGFISSTDHNE; from the coding sequence ATGTCTGAAGAAGAAATACTCAATCTGTTTCCAGGCCATGTAAAAGTTTTTGCACTCGGCGAGCTTCAAAAAAGCGTTGCCCCGGTTGCACCTATGCTTCTCGACAAACATTTTGACGAACCTCCCTCAAAAGAAATGATGGAGCAACTCGTGTGGGAGATTTCCCATTTTTTGAAAGAAAAAGATCCATACGCTTTGTATAGTTTTTTTTATCGCAAGGATGGAAAAGATTCCCAGGAATGGTTGGTTGCATCGGCTAGGCTGCACAAAGATGAACAAGGGCTTCCAAACGAAGTAGTAATGTTCTCTTATACCACCGGTCTTTCGGATGATGTAAAGATAAAACTGCATCGGGTGCTGGAACAGTATGATTTCCTCAGGCAAAACGTGGAGAAAGTTGCTTTGCTTACCAATAGGGAAAAAGAGATACTGGGACTGGTGGCCGAAGGAATGACCAGCGATGAAATAGCAAAAGCCATTCACCTTTCTCGTCACACAGTAAATACACACCGCAAAAACATCTATCGAAAATTATCCATACAAAACTCCGCCGACCTGTTGAAGTTCGCCGAAGTTTTGGGTTTCATTAGTTCAACTGATCATAACGAGTGA
- the clpB gene encoding ATP-dependent chaperone ClpB yields the protein MNLNNFTIKAQEAIAQAQQIAFNYGNVNIETEHLLKSLLEQQDSPVEYLLKKNNVTLNLLESKLEEAINKLPKVSGGAQPAQSIGRDANNAILRAGTTLKQFGDEFVSVEHLVVAIIQGSDNTARLLKEAGLTEKGLVAAIKDLRKGDTIKSQTQETQFNALNKYAKNLNELGRQGKLDPVIGRDEEIRRTLHILSRRSKNNPILVGEPGVGKTAIAEGLAMRIVNGDVPENLKTKIIYALDMGQLIAGAKYKGEFEERLKGVVKEVSTSEGEIILFIDEIHTLVGAGGGEGAMDAANILKPALARGELRAIGATTLNEYQKFFEKDKALERRFQKVMIEEPSVEDAISILRGLKDRYETHHHVRIKDEAIIAAVELSHRYITDRFLPDKAIDLIDESAAKLRLEMNSMPEELDKLERQIRQLEIEREAIKRENDEAKLRELNTEIANLSVERDTFKAKWKAEKEIVDKVQNAKAAIEQLKLEAEQAERNGEYGKVAEIRYGKVKEQEQIIADLSGQLNGRDEKRLLKEEVDAEDIAENVAKATGIPVTRMLQSEREKLLHLEEHLHERVVGQEEGITAVADAIRRSRAGLQDPRKPIGSFIFLGTTGVGKTELAKALAEYLFDDESMMTRIDMSEYQEKHTVSRLVGAPPGYVGYDEGGQLTEAVRRKPYSVVLLDEIEKANPDVWNVLLQVLDDGRLTDNKGRVVNFKNTIIIMTSNIGSHLIQEAFEGVNERNIEEATEKAKAEVMNLLRQTIRPEFLNRVDEIIMFQPLLKKEIRGIVNIQLNNLRKVVATNGIDLQFSEYAVDYLAENGYDPQFGARPLKRLIQKEIVNQLSKKILAGDIDKSRPVLVDVFDGVVVFRNEVHNHIAS from the coding sequence ATGAACCTGAACAATTTTACCATCAAGGCCCAGGAAGCGATCGCGCAGGCGCAACAGATCGCTTTTAATTACGGGAATGTAAATATAGAAACGGAGCACCTGCTCAAGAGCCTGCTGGAGCAGCAGGATTCGCCCGTGGAATACCTGCTCAAAAAGAATAATGTGACCCTAAACCTGCTGGAGAGCAAGCTGGAAGAAGCAATTAACAAGCTGCCTAAGGTAAGTGGCGGCGCCCAGCCTGCCCAGTCTATTGGCCGCGATGCCAATAACGCTATACTTCGTGCAGGTACTACCCTCAAACAATTTGGTGATGAATTCGTGAGTGTGGAACACCTCGTGGTGGCCATCATACAGGGTAGTGACAATACAGCCAGGTTATTGAAAGAGGCCGGTCTTACTGAAAAAGGACTGGTAGCTGCCATTAAGGACCTGCGCAAAGGCGATACGATTAAAAGCCAAACGCAGGAAACCCAGTTCAATGCCCTGAATAAATATGCCAAAAACCTGAATGAACTGGGCCGCCAGGGTAAGCTGGACCCTGTGATCGGCAGGGATGAAGAGATACGCCGTACCCTGCACATCCTCTCCCGCCGCAGTAAGAATAATCCTATCCTGGTGGGTGAACCCGGTGTGGGTAAAACAGCCATTGCAGAAGGATTGGCGATGCGTATTGTAAACGGCGATGTACCGGAGAACCTGAAAACAAAGATCATCTATGCACTGGACATGGGGCAGTTGATTGCCGGCGCCAAATACAAAGGTGAATTTGAAGAAAGGCTGAAAGGCGTAGTAAAAGAAGTAAGCACCAGTGAAGGAGAGATCATTCTCTTCATTGATGAGATACATACCCTTGTTGGCGCAGGTGGTGGCGAGGGTGCTATGGATGCTGCCAATATCCTGAAGCCGGCCCTGGCCAGGGGTGAGCTGCGGGCCATTGGTGCTACCACCCTGAATGAATACCAGAAATTCTTTGAAAAAGATAAAGCGCTGGAACGCCGCTTCCAGAAGGTAATGATCGAAGAGCCTTCGGTAGAAGATGCGATCTCCATCCTGCGGGGATTGAAAGACCGTTATGAAACGCACCACCATGTGCGGATCAAGGATGAAGCCATCATTGCAGCGGTGGAACTCTCGCACCGGTACATTACCGATCGTTTCCTGCCCGATAAGGCCATTGACCTGATTGATGAAAGCGCTGCCAAACTGCGCCTGGAAATGAACAGTATGCCGGAAGAGCTGGACAAGCTGGAGCGGCAGATACGCCAGTTGGAAATTGAACGGGAGGCCATTAAGCGGGAGAATGATGAGGCAAAGCTGCGTGAGCTCAATACAGAAATTGCCAACCTCAGTGTGGAGCGCGACACGTTCAAGGCAAAATGGAAAGCAGAAAAAGAAATTGTAGATAAAGTACAGAATGCCAAAGCGGCCATCGAACAGTTAAAGCTGGAGGCCGAACAGGCAGAACGCAATGGCGAATACGGTAAGGTAGCTGAAATACGCTACGGTAAAGTAAAAGAACAGGAACAGATCATTGCAGATCTCTCCGGCCAGTTGAATGGAAGAGATGAAAAGCGTTTGTTGAAAGAGGAAGTAGATGCGGAAGACATTGCAGAGAATGTGGCAAAGGCAACCGGGATACCGGTAACGCGTATGTTGCAGAGCGAAAGGGAAAAACTGTTGCACCTGGAAGAGCATCTCCATGAACGTGTGGTGGGTCAGGAAGAAGGGATAACCGCCGTAGCGGATGCTATCCGCCGTAGTCGTGCAGGCCTGCAGGATCCCAGGAAGCCTATCGGTTCCTTCATCTTCCTCGGTACTACCGGTGTAGGTAAGACGGAACTGGCCAAAGCCCTGGCCGAATACCTCTTCGATGATGAAAGTATGATGACGCGCATTGACATGAGTGAGTACCAGGAAAAACATACGGTGTCGAGGCTGGTAGGCGCACCTCCGGGATATGTAGGATATGATGAAGGTGGTCAGCTCACAGAAGCCGTAAGGCGCAAACCGTACAGTGTGGTGCTGCTGGATGAAATTGAAAAAGCAAACCCGGATGTATGGAATGTATTGCTGCAGGTATTGGATGATGGCCGCCTGACCGATAATAAAGGCCGTGTGGTGAATTTTAAGAACACCATTATCATCATGACCAGCAATATAGGCAGCCATCTCATACAGGAAGCCTTTGAAGGGGTCAATGAACGGAATATTGAAGAGGCTACGGAAAAAGCCAAAGCAGAAGTGATGAACCTCCTGCGGCAGACCATCAGGCCCGAATTCCTGAACCGGGTGGATGAGATCATCATGTTCCAGCCATTGCTCAAAAAAGAGATCAGGGGTATTGTCAATATCCAGCTCAATAACCTGCGGAAGGTGGTGGCTACGAATGGCATTGACCTGCAGTTCAGTGAATATGCGGTAGACTACCTGGCAGAAAATGGGTATGATCCGCAATTCGGCGCCCGTCCGCTCAAACGGCTGATCCAGAAAGAGATCGTCAACCAGTTATCGAAGAAGATCCTGGCCGGCGATATTGATAAATCACGTCCGGTTTTAGTGGATGTATTTGACGGGGTAGTGGTATTCAGGAATGAGGTCCACAACCACATTGCTTCTTAA
- a CDS encoding DsbA family protein — protein MAMNNKPKVIEIISPKDMWQGPANAPVKLVEFGDYESEACAKAHEVVKKLLHAYGNQVRFNFRHFPLTQVHQRAHKAAEAAVGAGQAGKFWEMHDILFHNRKNLGSVSLKEHSKDAGVSDKHFLNRLIDSFYGWTVRTDLLEGLALGVRDVPAFFINDVPYTGKPTFDGLSKAIDEALKGKRKSPAKERA, from the coding sequence ATGGCAATGAATAATAAACCGAAAGTCATTGAGATCATTTCACCCAAAGACATGTGGCAGGGTCCTGCCAATGCCCCGGTGAAACTGGTAGAATTTGGCGATTATGAGAGTGAGGCCTGTGCCAAAGCGCATGAAGTGGTAAAAAAGCTGCTCCATGCCTATGGTAACCAGGTCAGGTTCAATTTCCGGCATTTCCCCCTTACACAGGTGCACCAGCGGGCACACAAGGCCGCCGAAGCTGCGGTAGGGGCCGGGCAGGCGGGTAAATTCTGGGAAATGCATGATATCCTCTTTCATAACCGCAAGAACCTGGGCAGTGTCAGTCTGAAAGAACATTCGAAAGATGCAGGCGTAAGTGATAAACATTTCCTGAACCGCCTGATAGATTCATTTTATGGCTGGACAGTACGTACCGACCTGTTAGAGGGCCTGGCATTGGGCGTAAGGGATGTACCTGCTTTCTTCATCAATGATGTGCCCTATACCGGTAAGCCCACTTTTGATGGCCTCAGCAAAGCCATTGATGAAGCCCTGAAAGGAAAGCGTAAATCACCCGCCAAAGAGCGGGCATAA
- a CDS encoding serine hydrolase domain-containing protein, giving the protein MSLKRSQTCPKFSLGLLFLLLLQTVHAQDFSPVDQLLEKNKKLLGNNIVALVWKDGKLIYKKEIGQDFVAKTQAPIASCSKWLTAAVIMTLVDEGKLSLDDRVSKYIPVLEKYMKSYITIRECLSHTTGIDGKGGLGRLLERRKFESLQDEANAIAAKEISNNPGKEFAYGPSGLNLAARVAEIVSKKSFDRLVQEKITRPLKMRATNFTNDNGGAPNPSGGAVSSALDYMNFLIMMLNKGVFEGKRILSEASIAEMQKNHFPGLPVKYTPKAAEGFEYGLGEWIQEKDANGNATVLSSPGLFGTWPYIDKCRNYAAIIFVKTILGEQKKDFYLQFKEAVDEQVGVCK; this is encoded by the coding sequence ATGTCATTAAAACGCTCCCAAACCTGTCCAAAATTCAGTTTAGGCTTACTTTTCCTGCTATTGTTGCAGACTGTCCACGCCCAGGATTTCAGCCCTGTGGACCAACTGCTGGAGAAGAATAAGAAGCTGTTGGGCAACAATATCGTGGCCCTGGTTTGGAAAGATGGCAAACTGATTTACAAAAAAGAAATAGGCCAGGATTTTGTTGCCAAAACACAGGCGCCCATTGCCAGTTGCAGCAAGTGGTTAACGGCTGCTGTGATCATGACCCTGGTAGATGAGGGTAAGCTCTCACTCGATGACCGCGTGAGCAAGTATATCCCTGTGCTGGAAAAATATATGAAAAGTTACATCACCATCCGGGAATGCCTGTCGCACACTACCGGCATTGATGGAAAAGGCGGACTGGGCAGGCTGCTGGAACGGAGAAAGTTTGAATCACTCCAGGATGAGGCCAATGCCATTGCTGCGAAGGAAATATCCAATAACCCGGGCAAAGAGTTTGCCTACGGCCCCAGTGGGCTCAACCTGGCTGCCCGTGTAGCAGAGATTGTCAGCAAGAAGAGTTTTGACCGCCTGGTACAGGAAAAAATTACCCGGCCACTGAAGATGCGCGCCACTAATTTCACCAACGACAATGGAGGTGCTCCCAATCCTTCCGGCGGCGCCGTATCTTCCGCCCTTGATTATATGAACTTCCTCATAATGATGCTGAATAAAGGCGTGTTTGAAGGTAAGCGTATTTTGAGTGAGGCTTCTATTGCCGAAATGCAGAAAAACCATTTCCCCGGATTACCGGTGAAGTATACGCCCAAAGCAGCCGAAGGCTTTGAATATGGCCTGGGTGAATGGATACAGGAAAAAGATGCCAATGGCAATGCAACAGTACTGAGCAGTCCGGGCCTGTTTGGCACCTGGCCCTATATTGACAAATGCCGTAATTATGCCGCCATCATTTTCGTCAAAACAATCTTAGGCGAACAGAAGAAAGATTTTTATCTCCAATTCAAGGAAGCGGTGGATGAGCAGGTAGGAGTCTGTAAGTGA
- a CDS encoding GTP pyrophosphokinase, producing MTEPILSDYDNQYRIYDSFAKKMERLIGELLMEKSIKVHYISGRSKDRESLKNKIMSKAGKYANLTDITDLAGVRIITYLESDVDIVADLIIAEFEIDKENSVDKRKLQTNEFGYKSLHYVISLNSPRKDVTEYKSFNDLKCEIQIRSILQHAWAEIEHDLGYKSKNSVPEVYQRDFNRLAALLETADKEFDRLKTHLIGYEEVVAKLIKDAPQDVDINQASLHAFLKSNRVLLLIRALAENNNITIYESKDLTYSLQKFEYLGIKTIKQLEGCINKNEIKLIQFANSFIQMTISNDIQKVFSLTKLPENLPFTIFQHFYAAQSLDKEYIMGYMGDAGSNLDQTVRSNLAEAFIQMYKALGGTNPSNS from the coding sequence ATGACTGAACCCATTCTTTCTGATTATGACAATCAATACAGAATTTATGATTCATTTGCGAAGAAAATGGAAAGGCTGATTGGGGAGTTATTAATGGAAAAGTCAATAAAGGTACATTATATATCTGGACGATCAAAAGATAGAGAAAGTCTTAAAAATAAAATTATGAGTAAGGCTGGCAAATATGCTAACCTTACTGATATTACAGACTTAGCCGGTGTAAGAATCATTACCTATCTGGAAAGCGATGTGGATATTGTTGCAGATTTGATTATTGCAGAGTTTGAAATAGATAAAGAAAACTCAGTTGATAAAAGAAAGCTCCAAACAAATGAATTTGGTTATAAGTCGCTGCATTACGTGATCTCTCTCAATAGTCCAAGAAAAGATGTAACAGAATATAAATCGTTTAATGATCTTAAATGTGAAATCCAGATTAGGTCAATACTTCAACATGCTTGGGCAGAGATAGAGCACGATTTAGGATATAAGAGTAAGAATTCGGTACCAGAAGTGTATCAAAGGGATTTTAACAGGTTAGCAGCGCTTTTGGAAACAGCGGATAAGGAGTTTGATAGGCTAAAAACGCATTTGATAGGTTATGAAGAGGTAGTTGCAAAACTTATAAAGGATGCGCCGCAAGACGTAGATATTAACCAGGCATCTTTGCATGCATTTCTTAAATCTAATAGGGTTTTGTTACTAATTAGAGCCCTTGCTGAGAACAATAATATCACTATTTACGAGAGCAAGGATTTAACCTATAGTTTACAAAAATTTGAATATTTGGGTATTAAGACAATTAAACAGCTTGAAGGGTGTATAAACAAAAATGAAATTAAACTTATTCAATTTGCAAATTCGTTTATACAAATGACGATTTCAAATGATATACAAAAAGTTTTTTCATTAACCAAATTGCCAGAAAATTTACCTTTTACAATCTTCCAACATTTCTACGCCGCTCAATCACTCGATAAGGAATATATAATGGGTTATATGGGAGATGCAGGTTCTAATTTAGACCAAACTGTTCGAAGTAATCTTGCTGAGGCCTTCATACAGATGTATAAAGCCCTGGGAGGTACTAACCCTTCTAACTCTTAG
- a CDS encoding porin family protein, with product MYPLNDNDLDRLSRDAADQYDVESSTSGWEALENRLNKELPLKEEKERRRFLFWLFLIVLLAGAGLLWMMTGKNNPTIQMAHTEGTDGTAIPAQQDTKNTTPAANQPSPNVGIPQQDAAKPAPTDDVPALAAVTPSTGATAQQQQTTPASPGHTDNPTASTPAAKNSKFSAGLPSTTYNTRPKANHTSGKKKGGRQDGESVVADNQNNQPLQHKLTNPKIHGQDAAQDDDLLRASLVTSAGIKAGDIGPIKAPPLPVPAADSTAAEKTPPKKKEQPSKGFEIGLVAGPDMSNVKFTDMDKVGYNVGIQIGYRFSDRWSANTGLLYTRKNYTAEGKDWTKTGWWRYTDIHSVQGYCQMFEIPLNVRYDISVNKNQRWFVNAGASSYIMNSEYYDYDYTYNGTRYQRGWDRDSTSTYLFSILNLSAGFERALNKRFTIQAEPYFKFPLKGLGYGKLDLNSYGIYFSLKYKLGK from the coding sequence ATGTATCCCCTCAATGATAACGACCTGGACCGTTTGAGCAGGGACGCTGCCGACCAATATGATGTGGAATCAAGCACATCAGGTTGGGAAGCGCTTGAAAACCGGCTCAATAAGGAACTGCCTCTCAAAGAAGAGAAGGAGAGGAGGCGTTTCCTGTTCTGGTTATTCCTGATCGTTCTACTGGCAGGCGCCGGTTTGTTGTGGATGATGACCGGTAAAAATAATCCTACCATCCAGATGGCCCATACCGAGGGTACAGATGGTACTGCAATACCCGCTCAGCAAGACACTAAAAATACAACCCCTGCCGCCAACCAGCCATCCCCAAATGTGGGGATACCCCAACAGGACGCCGCTAAGCCGGCCCCAACGGATGATGTGCCTGCTCTGGCTGCTGTTACGCCGTCAACCGGCGCCACTGCTCAACAACAGCAGACAACACCTGCATCACCCGGACATACTGATAATCCTACAGCTTCCACACCGGCAGCCAAAAACAGCAAGTTTTCTGCAGGACTTCCCTCTACCACCTACAATACCCGCCCCAAAGCCAATCACACAAGCGGAAAGAAAAAAGGCGGCAGGCAAGATGGTGAAAGTGTCGTGGCCGATAATCAAAATAACCAGCCCCTGCAGCATAAGCTTACTAACCCGAAGATACATGGACAAGATGCAGCACAGGATGATGATTTGCTCAGGGCAAGCCTGGTAACCAGTGCTGGCATAAAGGCTGGGGATATAGGGCCTATCAAAGCACCGCCGCTGCCGGTCCCGGCTGCTGACAGTACTGCTGCTGAAAAAACACCGCCAAAGAAAAAAGAGCAACCCTCCAAAGGATTTGAAATAGGCCTGGTAGCCGGCCCCGATATGAGCAATGTGAAGTTTACCGACATGGATAAGGTGGGCTACAATGTAGGCATACAGATTGGCTACCGTTTTTCCGATCGCTGGTCGGCCAATACGGGCTTACTGTATACCAGGAAGAATTATACGGCTGAGGGCAAAGACTGGACAAAGACCGGCTGGTGGCGCTATACCGATATTCATTCTGTACAAGGCTATTGCCAGATGTTTGAAATACCCCTTAATGTGCGGTATGACATCTCCGTCAATAAAAATCAGCGCTGGTTTGTCAATGCAGGCGCTTCTTCCTACATCATGAACAGTGAGTATTACGATTACGATTACACTTATAATGGAACCCGTTATCAGCGGGGTTGGGACAGAGATTCTACCAGCACCTACCTGTTCTCCATCCTGAACCTCTCGGCAGGTTTTGAACGGGCGCTCAATAAGCGTTTTACAATACAGGCAGAGCCTTACTTCAAGTTCCCCTTAAAAGGATTGGGTTATGGCAAGCTGGACCTGAACAGCTATGGCATTTATTTCTCCCTGAAGTATAAACTGGGGAAATGA
- a CDS encoding RNA polymerase sigma factor → MLADNPKISALLNGCRQNDRNSQKELYYLLRGFAMKICYRYTNAQEESEEIMNEGFVKLFKNIHQFDENRQEDTLLALKGWFKRILVNTCIDHYRKANASVNGHVLSHESESIPDHSATGIDVLSYKEIIEAIRLLSPGYRAVFNLFVIDGLSHEEIAKELGISVGASKSNLSKARDNLRKLLLNKTQYNVYVSPQ, encoded by the coding sequence TTGCTCGCAGATAACCCGAAAATTTCTGCCCTGTTGAACGGCTGTCGCCAAAATGACCGTAACAGCCAAAAGGAGCTCTATTACCTGCTCCGCGGGTTTGCTATGAAAATTTGCTACCGTTACACCAATGCACAGGAAGAGTCAGAAGAGATCATGAACGAAGGTTTTGTCAAGCTGTTTAAGAACATACACCAGTTTGATGAAAACCGCCAGGAAGATACGTTATTGGCCCTCAAGGGCTGGTTTAAGCGGATTTTGGTCAATACTTGTATTGATCATTACCGTAAAGCAAACGCATCTGTCAATGGACACGTATTAAGTCATGAGTCTGAATCCATTCCCGACCATAGTGCAACCGGCATTGATGTATTGTCGTATAAAGAAATAATAGAAGCGATCCGTTTACTATCGCCCGGTTACAGAGCAGTGTTCAATTTATTCGTGATTGATGGATTAAGCCATGAGGAGATTGCTAAGGAACTGGGAATATCGGTAGGCGCATCCAAATCCAACTTATCAAAAGCCCGTGATAACCTTAGAAAACTATTGTTGAATAAAACACAGTACAACGTGTATGTATCCCCTCAATGA